In Chanodichthys erythropterus isolate Z2021 chromosome 18, ASM2448905v1, whole genome shotgun sequence, the following are encoded in one genomic region:
- the LOC137006108 gene encoding protein FAM167B-like, translated as MHMIRHTVHKSEQSQVSPSWNESSTVMEFRELGADENTKGDMEDLDSVKALAEKLKLQTRRPSYLEWKERLQARPWIDATDSSNVSSPGSVEKDTQLSDDWKDGMPYKNICGFDTIDDALQWLRNELREMQMQDNHLARQLIRLRGEIHRLKVEQVCHRHKEMLDDATYELEECEEESDLLCDIPMKAAFTLSTTLKHIGLTKMNLNSRRFSLC; from the exons ATGCACATGATCAGGCACACAGTGCACAAGTCTGAGCAGTCACAAGTCTCGCCCAGCTGGAATGAAAGCAGCACAGTGATGGAGTTCAGAGAGCTGGGAGCAGACGAGAACACTAAGGGCGATATGGAGGATCTGGATAGTGTGAAAGCCCTGGCAGAGAAACTCAAACTCCAAACGCGCAGACCGTCGTACTTAGAATGGAAGGAGCGACTGCAGGCTCGACCGTGGATTGATGCCACAGACAGTTCAAATGTCAGCAGCCCAGGATCTGTGGAGAAGGACACCCAGCTATCTGACGACTGGAAAGATGGGATGCCTTATAAGAATATATGCGGCTTTGATACTATAGACGACGCGTTACAGTGGCTCAGAAACGAACTg AGAGAGATGCAGATGCAGGATAACCATCTCGCACGGCAGTTGATTCGCTTACGGGGGGAGATCCACAGGCTGAAGGTGGAGCAGGTGTGTCACCGTCACAAAGAGATGCTGGATGACGCCACGTATGAGCTGGAGGAGTGTGAGGAGGAATCAGACCTGCTGTGTGACATCCCCATGAAAGCCGCCTTCACTCTTTCCACAACTCTCAAACATATTGGTCTCACCAAAATGAACCTCAATTCCAGACGATTCTCACTCTGTTGA
- the LOC137006107 gene encoding tyrosine-protein kinase Lyn-like — MAESLFTGQKGYIPQNFVAKLNSMETEPWFFKNHSRNDAMRQLLAPGNTQGSFLIRESETTPGSFSLSVRDLDHTQGDVIKHYRIRNLDAGGFYITTKISFSSLSELVKHYSREADGLCTRLVKPCQTRAPQKPWWQDEWEVPRESLNLERRLGQGQFGEVWMENLVVAVYKYEPCHSDDLGFEKGEKMKILNADDPEWYMAESLFTGQKGYIPQNFVAKLNSMETEPWFFKNLSRNDAMRQLLAPGNTQGSFLIRESETTPGSFSLSVRDLDHTQGDVIKHYRIRNLDAGGFNITSKISFSSLSELVKHYSREADGLCTRLVKLCQTRAPQKSWWQDEWVWSGKETRRV; from the exons ATGGCGGAGTCTCTGTTTACCGGGCAGAAGGGATACATACCACAGAATTTTGTAGCAAAACTAAACAGCATGGAGACAGAACC GTGGTTCTTTAAAAATCACTCCAGGAATGATGCCATGAGGCAATTACTGGCCCCGGGTAACACACAGGGCTCCTTCCTCATCAGAGAGAGTGAGACCACACCAG GTAGTTTCTCTCTATCTGTGAGAGACCTTGACCACACACAGGGCGACGTCATCAAGCACTACAGAATCCGCAACCTGGACGCAGGCGGATTCTACATCACCACCAAGATCTCCTTCAGTTCCCTCTCAGAGCTGGTCAAACATTATTCAC GAGAGGCTGATGGACTATGCACTCGACTGGTGAAGCCGTGTCAGACCCGAGCCCCTCAGAAGCCCTGGTGGCAGGATGAGTGGGAAGTACCCCGTGAGTCTCTCAATCTAGAGCGCAGACTGGGGCAGGGGCAGTTTGGAGAAGTATGGATGG AAAACCTGGTGGTAGCCGTATACAAATATGAGCCATGCCACAGTGATGACCTTGGGTTTGAGAAAGGGGAGAAGATGAAAATCCTAAATGC AGATGATCCTGAATGGTACATGGCGGAGTCTCTGTTTACCGGGCAGAAGGGATACATACCACAGAATTTTGTAGCAAAACTAAACAGCATGGAGACAGAACC GTGGTTCTTTAAAAATCTCTCCAGGAACGATGCCATGAGGCAATTACTGGCCCCGGGTAACACACAGGGCTCCTTCCTCATCAGAGAGAGTGAGACCACACCAG GTAGTTTCTCTCTATCTGTGAGAGACCTTGACCACACACAGGGTGACGTCATCAAGCACTACAGAATCCGCAACCTGGACGCAGGTGGATTCAACATCACCTCCAAGATCTCCTTCAGTTCCCTCTCAGAGCTGGTCAAACATTATTCAC GAGAGGCTGATGGACTATGCACCCGCCTGGTGAAGCTGTGTCAGACCCGAGCTCCTCAGAAGTCCTGGTGGCAGGATGAGTGGGTATGGAGCGGAAAAGAGACTAGACGTGTTTAA